A single window of Rana temporaria chromosome 1, aRanTem1.1, whole genome shotgun sequence DNA harbors:
- the LOC120924875 gene encoding olfactory receptor 5V1-like, translating to MTVSSNSMVISVVCFDSRLHTPMYFFLVNLAIIELLYTTAITPNTLNNVLKEAKGISFVGCFVQMFTFITLGGSECILLGMMAFDRYVAICQPLLYTVIMNKSLCIYMAITCWTVGIISSLVNTALTATLPYCRDRLIRHYFCEIPPLLKLSCKNTHINELVVFLFGGSVILGSLLLTLISYTFVIRAVIKIPSASGKKKAFSTCTSHLIVVSMFFGTAILTYLRPSTQSFYNKDHIFSLAYTVVTPLINPLLYSFRNKDVQRALWKILQRWKAITYRGAMFS from the coding sequence ATGACTGTGTCTTCAAATTCCATGGTTATATCTGTTGTCTGCTTTGATTCCCGTCTTCACACACCTATGTATTTCTTTTTGGTCAACCTCGCAATAATTGAGTTATTGTATACTACAGCAATCACTCCAAATACTTTAAACAACGTGCTAAAGGAAGCCAAAGGAATCTCATTTGTAGGCTGTTTTGTTCAAATGTTTACATTTATAACTTTAGGGGGCTCAGAATGCATTCTGCTCGGTATGATGGCATTTGATAGATATGTCGCCATATGCCAACCCCTATTGTATACTGTAATCATGAACAAGTCCCTTTGCATCTATATGGCAATTACCTGCTGGACTGTTGGGATAATATCTTCATTAGTGAACACTGCTCTTACTGCTACATTACCCTATTGTCGTGACCGCCTTATTAGACATTATTTCTGTGAGATTCCACCACTTTTGAAGCTATCTTGCAAGAACACACATATAAATGAATTAGTGGTCTTTCTTTTTGGTGGCAGTGTGATACTGGGCTCCCTTCTTCTAACTCTTATCTCATACACTTTTGTTATTCGGGCAGTAATCAAGATCCCCAGTGCCAGTGGAAAgaaaaaggctttctccacatgtacTTCTCATCTAATCGTTGTCAGCATGTTCTTTGGGACAGCTATCTTAACATATCTCCGTCCATCTACACAGTCATTCTATAATAAGGATCACATATTTTCTCTGGCATATACTGTAGTCACTCCACTTATCAATCCTTTATTATACAGTTTTAGGAATAAAGATGTTCAGAGGGCACTATGGAAGATCTTACAGCGGTGGAAGGCAATCACTTATAGAGGTGCCATGTTTTCTTAG